A portion of the Sphaerochaeta pleomorpha str. Grapes genome contains these proteins:
- a CDS encoding radical SAM protein: MSEFQKGLEAYTYCTLCPNYCRVDRTAGDIGRCGETDSVRVAWSGLHRGEEPPVTGEKGSGMIFFCGCPLHCAFCQNHQISAGLTGGDSSVGITVSIEELASMMIALQKMGATNINLVTGTHFIPSIIEAIKRARNQGLVLQIVWNSSGYESIEGLTLIDPYVDLYLIDVKTLDAEVAQRFCALAKYSEIIRPVMDFLVARHSEVTFDEKGNMQGLLVRHLLFPLTLPATKEFLHYFAKTLKNHAWLSLMVQFVPPKGDVTFPEITEKEYDSLIDLMEELEIEEGFVQELADNIPWIPDFNRDVPFPSSFAEVSPYFLALKQKAMHQETR, encoded by the coding sequence ATGAGTGAATTTCAAAAAGGTCTGGAGGCATATACCTATTGTACCTTATGCCCCAATTACTGCAGGGTAGACAGGACTGCAGGTGATATAGGCAGATGTGGTGAAACCGATTCGGTACGTGTAGCTTGGTCAGGCCTCCATAGGGGGGAAGAACCACCGGTAACAGGGGAAAAAGGATCAGGAATGATCTTTTTCTGCGGTTGTCCTCTCCATTGTGCCTTTTGCCAGAATCATCAGATTTCCGCTGGGCTTACAGGTGGTGACAGTTCTGTGGGCATTACTGTTTCGATTGAAGAACTAGCCTCTATGATGATTGCACTGCAAAAGATGGGGGCAACCAACATTAATCTGGTAACAGGGACGCATTTCATTCCCTCCATAATCGAAGCTATAAAAAGAGCCCGCAATCAAGGCTTGGTCTTACAGATTGTTTGGAATAGTTCAGGCTATGAATCCATCGAAGGCCTTACCCTGATAGATCCCTATGTAGATTTGTACCTGATAGATGTGAAGACCTTGGATGCAGAGGTAGCGCAACGTTTCTGTGCACTTGCCAAGTATAGTGAAATTATTCGACCTGTGATGGATTTTCTGGTTGCAAGGCACAGCGAGGTAACCTTCGACGAGAAAGGAAACATGCAGGGGTTGTTGGTCCGTCACCTTTTGTTTCCGCTTACGTTGCCTGCAACAAAAGAGTTTTTGCACTATTTTGCAAAAACACTGAAAAATCATGCCTGGCTTTCCTTGATGGTTCAGTTTGTTCCTCCCAAAGGTGACGTTACCTTTCCCGAAATTACTGAAAAGGAATATGACAGCCTCATAGACCTGATGGAAGAACTGGAGATCGAAGAAGGTTTCGTACAGGAATTGGCAGATAATATTCCCTGGATCCCAGACTTCAACAGGGATGTTCCGTTTCCCTCTTCCTTTGCGGAGGTGTCACCATATTTTCTTGCATTGAAGCAGAAGGCAATGCACCAAGAAACCAGGTAA
- a CDS encoding DUF2812 domain-containing protein, translating into MSSQKREFKIFTIVEYEREQEYLRSQHKKGWKLVHLTFPGIYLFEACESEDVVYQLDYHKEGLGSQDSYVQIFKDCGWEYLFDFMGYSYVRKSIAHMQGNEEIFCDEASRIDFIERVFKGRMLPLVFLFFLTIIPQTILQASYLQSEPHRTLFYIYLMLFVFYLYIFIRFALQYRKLKQRH; encoded by the coding sequence ATGTCAAGTCAGAAGCGGGAATTCAAGATTTTTACTATTGTCGAGTATGAAAGGGAGCAGGAGTACCTGCGTTCCCAGCACAAGAAAGGGTGGAAACTGGTACATCTTACCTTTCCAGGCATCTACCTCTTCGAAGCCTGTGAAAGCGAGGACGTGGTCTACCAACTTGATTACCACAAGGAGGGTTTGGGATCCCAAGACTCTTACGTGCAAATATTCAAGGACTGTGGATGGGAGTATCTATTCGACTTTATGGGCTACAGCTATGTCAGGAAAAGTATTGCACACATGCAGGGCAATGAGGAGATTTTTTGTGATGAGGCTTCCCGTATAGACTTCATCGAGCGGGTCTTCAAAGGCCGTATGCTTCCTCTGGTATTCCTGTTTTTCTTGACTATTATCCCTCAAACCATTCTGCAGGCCAGCTATCTGCAATCGGAACCGCACCGGACGTTGTTTTATATCTATCTGATGCTCTTTGTCTTCTACCTGTATATTTTCATCCGGTTTGCACTGCAATACCGAAAACTGAAGCAACGTCACTAG
- the tyrS gene encoding tyrosine--tRNA ligase produces MSDRDTIQIMIKGVVEHSAEEEIKTKLDKVKKENRPLRVKLGLDPSAPDIHLGHAVVLRKLRQLQEQGHTAIIIIGDFTGMIGDPTGKSKTRKPLTKDEVLVNARTYEKQIFRILVKEQTEIHFNSSWLNKLTFSDVITLASKCTVARMLERDDFTKRFTKHEPIAVHEFFYPLMQAYDSVAIEADVELGGTDQIFNILMGRNIQKDYSQDPQITLFMPLLEGVDGVEKMSKSLGNYIGIDEDANIMFEKIMKIPDGLILKYFNLCTDMHPNEVETIRNRLAGGENPRDIKIELAREIVSLYHSHEETASAENYFRSAFQQGRLPDDAPVIAISPDVCENVQNTLLEELMIAGKYTSKSELRRLFSQGAVSINNEKVFDVKTISLSTGNNIIKIGKGRFFLVVLAKDDR; encoded by the coding sequence ATGAGTGACAGGGATACGATCCAGATTATGATCAAGGGTGTCGTGGAGCATTCCGCGGAAGAGGAAATTAAAACCAAACTTGATAAGGTCAAAAAAGAGAATCGTCCCCTCAGGGTTAAATTAGGACTTGATCCTTCAGCTCCAGATATACATCTTGGACATGCCGTGGTTTTAAGAAAACTGCGGCAGCTTCAAGAACAAGGCCATACGGCGATAATCATAATCGGTGATTTCACAGGAATGATCGGTGATCCTACCGGAAAGTCAAAAACTCGAAAACCGTTAACGAAAGACGAAGTCCTGGTTAATGCTAGGACCTATGAAAAACAGATATTTAGAATCTTAGTAAAAGAACAGACCGAAATCCATTTCAATAGTTCATGGCTCAACAAACTTACATTCTCCGATGTAATTACATTAGCTTCAAAATGTACGGTAGCCAGGATGCTTGAAAGAGATGATTTTACGAAACGGTTTACCAAGCATGAACCGATAGCCGTTCACGAGTTTTTCTACCCGTTGATGCAAGCTTATGATTCTGTTGCGATCGAGGCAGATGTTGAACTGGGAGGGACAGATCAGATTTTTAATATCTTAATGGGGAGAAACATTCAAAAAGATTATTCCCAAGACCCTCAGATCACTTTGTTCATGCCTTTGTTGGAAGGTGTAGACGGAGTTGAAAAAATGAGCAAGAGCCTAGGAAATTACATAGGCATTGATGAGGATGCGAACATCATGTTTGAGAAGATTATGAAAATACCTGATGGATTGATACTCAAGTATTTCAACCTCTGTACTGACATGCATCCAAATGAGGTTGAGACAATTAGAAACAGACTGGCTGGGGGCGAAAATCCACGGGATATCAAAATTGAGCTAGCCCGAGAAATAGTCTCTCTTTATCATTCTCATGAGGAAACAGCCAGTGCTGAAAATTATTTCAGATCCGCATTTCAACAGGGGAGACTCCCTGATGATGCACCTGTAATTGCTATTTCACCCGATGTTTGTGAGAACGTACAAAACACCTTACTTGAAGAGCTAATGATTGCGGGTAAGTATACTTCAAAAAGTGAGCTACGCAGATTATTTTCTCAAGGTGCTGTGTCCATCAATAATGAGAAAGTTTTTGATGTAAAAACAATTTCATTGTCTACCGGAAACAATATTATAAAGATTGGAAAAGGGAGATTCTTCTTGGTAGTACTCGCAAAAGATGACAGATGA
- a CDS encoding MBL fold metallo-hydrolase, producing the protein MNEWFTIDRIDEDTFILSEYRHWEETHAYLLLGSKTNLLIDTGLGICDIREQVLKFTQKPVIAAATHIHWDHIGGHRFFPDFYAHKDELHWLNGEFPLSLDQIKAMVIDRCDIPVGYDVNTYEFFQGTPTRILDDNDEIDLGGRIIKVLHTPGHSPGHMCFWEKNRRYLFTGDLVYKDTLFAYYPSTDPQAYLSSLERIAVLPVARVFPAHHSLDIRPEILIRMRNAFQELNEEGKLKHGTGICEYGDWAVWL; encoded by the coding sequence ATGAACGAATGGTTTACAATAGACAGGATTGATGAAGATACTTTCATACTCAGTGAGTACCGGCATTGGGAAGAAACCCATGCTTACCTCTTGCTGGGATCTAAAACCAACCTGCTCATCGATACCGGGCTGGGCATTTGCGATATACGGGAACAGGTTTTGAAATTCACCCAAAAGCCAGTAATCGCAGCCGCTACACATATTCATTGGGACCATATCGGTGGGCATAGGTTTTTCCCAGACTTCTATGCCCACAAGGATGAATTGCACTGGCTAAACGGCGAATTCCCCCTCTCCCTTGACCAAATCAAAGCAATGGTAATCGACCGCTGTGACATTCCTGTCGGTTATGATGTTAATACGTATGAGTTCTTCCAGGGTACCCCTACACGGATTCTTGACGATAATGATGAAATCGACCTAGGTGGTCGAATTATCAAGGTATTGCATACCCCCGGACACTCTCCTGGGCACATGTGTTTCTGGGAAAAGAATCGTAGATATCTGTTCACTGGCGACCTAGTCTATAAGGATACCCTCTTTGCATACTATCCTTCTACCGACCCCCAAGCCTATCTTTCCTCCCTTGAGAGGATTGCTGTTTTACCGGTCGCGCGAGTATTCCCAGCTCACCATTCACTCGATATCCGGCCTGAAATCCTGATAAGGATGCGTAATGCGTTCCAAGAACTGAATGAAGAGGGAAAGCTAAAGCATGGTACCGGTATTTGTGAATATGGAGACTGGGCTGTGTGGTTGTAA
- a CDS encoding PadR family transcriptional regulator: MDAHIRKVYVPMTETGFYILLCLQQEMHGYSIVQKVKELTGSEILLSPGTMYGSLSKMEKDGLIRFVREEEKRKIYHITSLGLEVLNKEQERIARLYRTMKEAL; this comes from the coding sequence ATGGATGCCCATATCAGGAAAGTCTATGTCCCGATGACTGAGACCGGTTTCTACATTCTTTTGTGCCTGCAGCAAGAAATGCACGGCTACAGCATAGTACAAAAGGTGAAGGAGTTGACCGGTTCAGAGATTCTGCTCAGCCCAGGGACCATGTATGGCAGCCTTTCCAAAATGGAAAAGGATGGATTGATCCGCTTTGTGAGGGAAGAGGAAAAGCGAAAAATCTACCACATCACCAGTCTTGGGCTCGAAGTACTCAACAAGGAACAAGAGCGCATTGCTCGCCTGTATCGGACGATGAAGGAGGCTCTGTAA
- a CDS encoding DUF6064 family protein, which translates to MEAQAFWEVIGAYNSATWWASFAFLTLLLAALLISYTTKIHFAIKCALGLFHLFIGIVFFGIFGTEPIQKFFALPLFISCGILFFYEAISNHDDKPRKPNFFQIVLLSLYALYPACSYMLGHRFPHIVTYSMPCPVVCLGLSAYALYPRKNKVLLLLLTVWGLTGVKAIFFDAYEDMILLVCGIYGVLLLRKELLLPRISVRDKETA; encoded by the coding sequence ATGGAAGCACAAGCATTTTGGGAAGTAATTGGAGCCTACAATAGTGCGACATGGTGGGCCTCTTTTGCTTTTCTCACGCTCCTTCTTGCAGCTCTGTTGATTTCCTATACAACGAAAATACATTTTGCGATAAAATGCGCTCTGGGGCTTTTCCATCTCTTTATCGGTATTGTATTTTTTGGGATCTTTGGAACAGAACCTATTCAGAAATTCTTTGCTCTCCCACTTTTCATCTCTTGTGGTATATTGTTTTTCTATGAGGCAATAAGCAATCACGATGATAAACCCAGAAAACCAAACTTCTTCCAGATTGTACTCCTCAGTCTTTACGCCCTCTACCCAGCCTGTTCCTACATGCTCGGCCATAGATTCCCACACATTGTTACCTACAGCATGCCTTGTCCTGTGGTCTGTTTGGGACTATCCGCCTACGCTCTGTATCCTAGAAAAAATAAGGTTCTCCTCTTGCTCCTTACTGTCTGGGGTTTGACAGGAGTGAAGGCAATATTCTTTGACGCTTATGAAGATATGATCCTCCTGGTATGTGGTATTTATGGAGTGTTGCTACTTCGGAAGGAATTACTGTTACCTAGGATATCTGTAAGAGACAAAGAAACAGCCTGA
- a CDS encoding CD3324 family protein, which translates to MGYKKANDVLPQHLLSAVQQYIDGEYMYIPRKEDSKLPWGANTDTRNIVKARNREILDKRLAGCSVGDLAEEYFLSEKAIYKIINACKNG; encoded by the coding sequence ATGGGCTACAAAAAAGCAAACGATGTATTACCGCAGCATTTATTGAGTGCGGTTCAACAGTATATAGACGGCGAGTATATGTACATTCCACGTAAAGAGGACAGCAAGTTGCCGTGGGGTGCAAACACAGATACTAGGAATATTGTAAAGGCCAGGAACAGGGAAATTCTGGACAAACGTCTGGCAGGTTGTTCTGTTGGCGACTTGGCTGAAGAATATTTCTTGTCAGAAAAAGCTATATACAAAATTATCAACGCCTGTAAAAATGGCTGA
- a CDS encoding pyridoxamine kinase, translated as MVPSCVAIHDLCCYAKSSLTVVIPTLEALLVEACPLPTALLSSQTDGFDSYYCEDKTEAMEKVLAAWDSLGLSFDAIYSGFLGSFRQVRLVKNLIAREKLRHKTLVVVDPVLGDDGILYGPVDTELVDQMRSLICHGDVITPNTTEASLLLDKPYQTIFTEEEIFSWAQALHHLGPEYVVITSVRLHDTMAVAYCDRGRCALVPYQSVEATYPGSGDLFASILTALLLHKVGLQTAVEDAVSLCTLALQRTLQAGYQRRHGVAPLLIIDELVKKRKQHEC; from the coding sequence ATGGTACCTTCCTGTGTTGCAATCCACGACCTTTGCTGCTATGCAAAGAGCTCCCTTACTGTTGTTATTCCTACGCTGGAAGCGCTTCTTGTTGAGGCTTGCCCGCTTCCGACCGCTTTGTTGTCTTCCCAGACCGATGGTTTCGATTCCTACTACTGTGAGGACAAAACAGAGGCCATGGAGAAGGTGCTTGCTGCCTGGGATTCCCTGGGGCTTTCTTTCGATGCAATCTATTCAGGGTTTCTGGGTTCTTTTAGACAAGTAAGGCTTGTGAAAAACCTTATTGCCAGGGAAAAACTGAGACACAAGACGCTTGTGGTGGTAGATCCCGTGCTGGGGGATGACGGTATTCTCTATGGTCCTGTCGATACCGAGCTGGTAGACCAGATGCGTTCCCTCATTTGCCATGGTGATGTAATTACCCCCAATACCACAGAAGCCTCCCTGTTGCTCGACAAACCCTATCAAACAATATTTACCGAAGAGGAAATTTTCAGCTGGGCACAGGCCTTGCATCATCTCGGTCCCGAGTACGTAGTCATTACCAGTGTAAGGCTTCACGACACAATGGCTGTTGCCTATTGTGACAGGGGCCGCTGTGCCTTGGTCCCCTACCAGAGCGTGGAGGCAACCTACCCGGGTAGCGGCGATTTGTTTGCAAGCATCCTTACCGCTTTACTGCTTCATAAGGTTGGCTTGCAAACTGCCGTTGAAGATGCTGTTTCCCTGTGTACGCTCGCCTTGCAACGCACTTTGCAAGCTGGGTATCAGCGCAGGCATGGAGTAGCACCGCTTCTTATAATTGATGAGCTGGTAAAGAAAAGGAAACAGCATGAGTGTTGA
- a CDS encoding helix-turn-helix transcriptional regulator: MDEKMNLESIAKEVSYSKFHIHRVFSETVGMPLFTYLKRRQLTEAASMLTQSEIPILDIALMIGYESQQAFSTMFKALYKKTPNTFRQDQQFYPLQLPYSLHAFSKNTFSGINWVQEITSATMQEMSCWRSFLPLIIDGFPYLEEENCLFELKKAIDNDQLFSIQEEDVIIGAIILDPETGKIPFLGIHPQFKQKGVYKAFFIWAAQESPRAEKLSLTTYRDRDKADTGYRTMLKNLGFKESRFLVEYGYPTQSFEIPKIQLLGQ, translated from the coding sequence TTGGATGAGAAAATGAATCTTGAGTCGATTGCCAAAGAAGTATCCTATTCAAAGTTCCATATCCACAGAGTTTTCAGTGAAACCGTTGGGATGCCACTTTTCACCTATTTGAAACGTCGCCAACTCACCGAGGCGGCCAGCATGCTCACACAATCAGAAATCCCGATCCTGGACATCGCTTTGATGATCGGATATGAAAGCCAACAAGCATTCTCAACTATGTTCAAGGCTTTATACAAGAAAACACCAAATACATTTCGTCAGGATCAGCAATTTTATCCTTTGCAATTGCCATACAGCCTCCATGCATTCTCAAAAAACACCTTTTCAGGCATCAATTGGGTACAAGAGATCACATCGGCAACTATGCAGGAAATGTCTTGTTGGAGATCCTTCCTTCCTTTGATCATTGATGGGTTCCCATATTTAGAAGAAGAAAATTGTTTATTCGAACTTAAAAAGGCAATTGATAATGACCAGTTATTTAGTATCCAGGAGGAGGATGTAATAATCGGTGCGATAATCTTGGATCCAGAGACTGGTAAAATTCCTTTTCTAGGAATACACCCCCAATTCAAACAGAAAGGTGTCTATAAAGCCTTTTTTATCTGGGCTGCACAAGAAAGTCCTAGGGCAGAGAAGCTAAGCCTCACAACCTATCGAGATAGAGACAAAGCAGATACTGGTTACAGAACTATGCTGAAGAACCTAGGATTCAAAGAATCCAGATTCCTCGTTGAATACGGATACCCTACCCAGTCATTTGAGATTCCAAAAATCCAGCTATTAGGACAATAA
- a CDS encoding 5'-methylthioadenosine/S-adenosylhomocysteine nucleosidase yields MSVDYLVVASSQLELEGFQTNLDEVQQRNGGTFVLVCVGVGKVQSAVLTLKAIVQYQPKAVLCIGYAGAVDPFYKIGDCVLASSVVQYDIDLRSFHLGRGEVPSALQGETVGALQLDCPSIEGTFAGVCGTADRFLLRPYREANPWLSNELHLGFADMESYAVAFACSAMQCRCTVCRVISDDEQGHRPKHFKEFSNQANRQFVRVLGILLDRTE; encoded by the coding sequence ATGAGTGTTGATTATCTGGTTGTTGCCTCCAGTCAGTTGGAATTGGAAGGATTCCAAACAAACCTCGATGAGGTCCAACAAAGGAATGGGGGCACCTTTGTCCTGGTCTGTGTTGGGGTTGGCAAGGTGCAGAGTGCGGTCCTGACACTCAAGGCAATCGTGCAATATCAACCAAAAGCTGTCCTTTGCATTGGGTATGCCGGAGCTGTCGATCCTTTCTATAAAATCGGAGACTGTGTCCTGGCTTCCTCTGTGGTGCAGTACGATATCGACCTGCGCTCTTTTCATCTTGGCCGGGGCGAGGTTCCCTCCGCTTTACAAGGGGAAACAGTAGGGGCTTTGCAATTGGACTGTCCCTCGATCGAGGGAACTTTTGCGGGTGTCTGTGGTACTGCCGACAGGTTCCTGTTACGCCCTTACAGGGAAGCGAACCCGTGGCTTTCAAATGAATTGCACCTGGGCTTTGCCGATATGGAAAGCTATGCCGTTGCGTTTGCCTGTTCTGCCATGCAATGCCGTTGCACTGTCTGCAGGGTAATCAGTGATGACGAACAGGGCCATAGGCCCAAACATTTCAAAGAATTCAGTAACCAGGCAAACAGGCAGTTTGTAAGGGTGCTCGGTATACTGTTAGACAGAACCGAGTGA
- a CDS encoding patatin-like phospholipase family protein → MAIKDFFKRNKQGDIEEERYILSIDGGGMRGIIPAIILDKMATLMEEMGDNRPFYSHFDLISGTSTGGLLALALTVPVQKSELPADTRYVSYIYEQLPQTLSQKLKRIRGSEQLSGTLPFGVKTNELESLYAIHGKDIFPKSQGRIFSQIFTDKYDSEPLEKYLKRVFREIPLSEAQVPVMVMTYDAANGRPFPISSRDSHGFLFWEAGRATSAAPTYFKPAFLFDRSEQTMQTLIDGGMVANNPALFAYSEAKKLYPNAKKFHILSLSTASSDFNFKISGSGTGVIGWIDPAKGAPIQKIYANAQVQTTDVLAQDIPGLLYTRIHGTLGEQVKLDATSPNAIAMMREGALGIYRENEDKIRSFATLLTKRVEFDQLKLGPKEVEPIMTKVEPIIEEVSLNEEVSPSLSPYYSFLNRYGITDDSNEGATV, encoded by the coding sequence ATGGCAATCAAGGATTTTTTCAAACGAAACAAACAAGGAGATATCGAAGAAGAACGATATATCCTCTCTATAGACGGAGGGGGGATGAGAGGTATCATTCCAGCTATCATCCTTGACAAAATGGCTACTCTCATGGAAGAAATGGGAGACAACAGACCTTTTTATTCTCACTTTGATCTGATCAGTGGAACCTCAACCGGAGGTTTGCTTGCACTTGCGCTTACTGTCCCCGTGCAGAAATCCGAACTTCCCGCTGATACGCGATATGTCAGTTACATCTATGAACAACTCCCCCAGACCCTTAGTCAGAAACTGAAAAGGATCCGCGGTTCAGAACAATTGTCGGGAACCCTGCCATTCGGGGTCAAGACAAACGAATTGGAATCGTTGTATGCAATCCATGGAAAGGACATCTTCCCCAAAAGCCAGGGAAGAATCTTTTCGCAGATTTTTACCGATAAATATGACTCCGAACCTCTTGAGAAGTATTTAAAAAGGGTATTTAGGGAAATTCCCCTCAGCGAAGCACAAGTACCTGTCATGGTTATGACCTATGATGCTGCAAACGGGAGACCATTTCCTATCTCCAGCCGCGATAGCCATGGATTCCTTTTCTGGGAAGCCGGAAGGGCTACCAGTGCTGCCCCAACTTACTTCAAACCGGCTTTTCTGTTCGACCGGAGCGAGCAAACAATGCAAACCTTGATAGATGGGGGAATGGTCGCCAACAACCCAGCCCTCTTTGCCTACAGTGAGGCAAAAAAACTCTATCCGAATGCAAAAAAGTTTCATATTCTTTCGCTCTCGACAGCCTCCAGTGACTTTAATTTCAAGATAAGCGGCTCAGGAACAGGGGTCATCGGATGGATTGACCCAGCAAAAGGGGCCCCGATCCAAAAAATCTATGCAAACGCACAGGTACAGACAACCGATGTGTTGGCCCAGGATATTCCCGGCCTTCTCTATACCCGTATCCACGGCACCCTCGGGGAACAAGTCAAACTCGATGCAACCTCTCCCAATGCAATCGCTATGATGAGGGAGGGGGCCTTGGGAATCTACAGGGAAAATGAAGATAAGATCCGTTCGTTCGCAACATTGCTGACAAAACGGGTCGAATTCGACCAGTTGAAATTAGGCCCCAAGGAAGTTGAGCCAATCATGACAAAGGTTGAGCCAATCATCGAAGAAGTCTCTTTGAACGAGGAGGTTTCCCCTTCTCTTTCCCCCTACTATTCCTTCCTGAATCGCTATGGAATAACAGATGATTCCAATGAAGGGGCAACGGTATGA
- a CDS encoding MATE family efflux transporter: METHINTIHNTIAANFTLKSLLRFTLPTVTMMLFMGLYTMVDSILISRFIGTDGLSALNIITPVINLIVGFGGMFATGTNAIVARELGEGNTNRASQDFSLLVITAIVAGIGIAIAGTLWKTSLIQTLGSNKVLFPYCNSYLSVLLFFTPAAIMQILFQHLLVTAGKPGVGLMVSVGAGILNILLDILFIVEYKMGIAGAALGTGLAYTFPSLVGIAVFIQKDAVLTFCRPIIDFHVIIKSCKNGFSELVSQSAMAVTTFLFNITMMKLAGETGVAAITIMIYAQFLVTSIYIGFSMGVSPILSFNYGSHNSPRLTRIFSYSFWIIGIFSGILFICSQLYGPVLVSFFTDTTSPVYHLASTGFRIFSSSFLCSGFTIFASATFTAFSDWKRSAIISCLRSFICLVIALMLFPRIWQETGVWLAVPFSEFASLLASLILLHKFRHVYNYCQSRHSKPFASPCPHEIKS; the protein is encoded by the coding sequence ATGGAAACACATATCAATACAATACATAACACAATCGCTGCAAACTTTACTTTGAAATCCTTGCTACGCTTTACTCTGCCTACGGTAACCATGATGCTGTTTATGGGGCTCTATACCATGGTAGATTCAATACTCATATCCCGTTTTATTGGCACGGACGGATTGTCAGCGCTCAATATCATAACACCGGTCATCAATTTGATTGTAGGATTTGGGGGGATGTTTGCCACAGGCACAAATGCAATAGTTGCTAGAGAATTAGGAGAAGGAAATACCAATAGGGCTTCACAAGACTTTTCTCTGCTCGTAATTACAGCGATAGTGGCCGGTATAGGCATTGCAATAGCCGGCACTCTATGGAAAACCTCACTCATCCAAACACTTGGATCAAACAAGGTATTGTTCCCCTATTGCAATTCATATCTATCAGTACTACTGTTTTTCACCCCCGCAGCCATCATGCAAATACTTTTCCAACACCTGTTGGTGACTGCAGGTAAGCCTGGAGTAGGCCTGATGGTATCAGTAGGTGCTGGAATTCTGAACATTCTGCTAGATATCCTTTTCATCGTAGAATACAAAATGGGAATAGCAGGAGCAGCTCTCGGAACTGGACTTGCTTATACATTTCCCTCACTTGTTGGAATCGCTGTTTTCATTCAAAAGGATGCTGTTTTAACATTTTGCCGGCCTATTATTGACTTTCACGTGATAATTAAGAGCTGTAAAAATGGTTTTTCGGAGCTGGTCAGTCAAAGTGCAATGGCAGTAACTACTTTTCTATTCAACATAACTATGATGAAATTGGCAGGTGAAACAGGAGTCGCGGCAATAACAATCATGATCTATGCCCAATTTTTGGTTACATCAATCTATATTGGATTCTCAATGGGCGTCTCGCCAATATTGAGTTTTAATTATGGAAGCCACAATTCACCCCGGCTTACACGTATTTTCAGCTATTCATTTTGGATTATCGGTATCTTTTCGGGAATCCTATTCATCTGCTCCCAGCTGTATGGACCAGTATTGGTTTCATTCTTCACCGATACTACCTCACCCGTATATCACTTGGCTTCTACCGGGTTCCGCATATTCTCCTCCAGCTTTCTTTGCAGTGGTTTTACCATCTTTGCTTCAGCAACATTTACAGCATTTTCTGACTGGAAGCGATCAGCAATCATATCGTGTCTACGCTCTTTCATTTGTTTGGTAATCGCATTGATGCTATTTCCTCGGATCTGGCAGGAAACAGGAGTCTGGCTGGCAGTACCATTCTCAGAGTTTGCTTCCCTTCTAGCCTCGCTTATCTTGCTTCATAAATTCCGACATGTATATAATTATTGCCAGTCTAGACATTCAAAGCCATTTGCCTCACCTTGTCCTCATGAAATCAAATCGTGA
- the pyrH gene encoding UMP kinase, producing MNKLAVLSLGGSIIAPDKVDYTFLKQLNENLRKYLKEDKTRKIILVCGGGAPARVYQEALRNIVENADSEEQDWLGIRATHLNGQLLKAIFSDLCTDNLITDPTGHINFKGQILVAAGWKPGFSTDNDAVILSERFGGKLIINLSNIAKVYTDDPKKNPDAKPLDTISWDQFKAMVGNTWTPGKNTPFDPIASKRASDLKMKVVCADGRNIENTMAILRGEEFVGTVIG from the coding sequence ATGAACAAGTTGGCAGTTTTATCACTAGGGGGCTCGATCATCGCTCCTGATAAGGTAGATTATACCTTTCTCAAGCAGTTGAACGAAAACCTGAGGAAATATCTTAAAGAAGACAAGACAAGGAAAATTATATTGGTCTGTGGCGGTGGAGCACCTGCCAGAGTCTACCAAGAAGCTTTGCGAAACATTGTCGAGAATGCGGACAGCGAGGAACAGGATTGGCTCGGCATCCGTGCAACCCACCTCAATGGGCAATTGCTTAAAGCAATTTTCAGCGACCTGTGTACTGACAACCTGATCACCGACCCTACCGGGCATATCAATTTCAAGGGACAGATTTTGGTAGCCGCCGGGTGGAAACCAGGATTCTCAACTGATAATGATGCAGTAATCCTTTCGGAACGGTTCGGAGGAAAATTGATTATCAACCTTTCGAACATAGCCAAAGTCTATACCGACGACCCAAAGAAAAACCCTGATGCAAAACCGCTGGATACCATCAGCTGGGATCAATTCAAGGCAATGGTTGGCAACACTTGGACTCCTGGTAAAAACACACCTTTCGACCCCATTGCGTCAAAACGTGCAAGCGACCTGAAAATGAAAGTCGTATGTGCAGATGGACGGAATATCGAAAACACCATGGCCATTCTCCGCGGGGAAGAGTTCGTAGGGACAGTCATCGGCTAA